In the genome of Croceimicrobium hydrocarbonivorans, one region contains:
- a CDS encoding restriction endonuclease — translation MNLNQSNVRETDIRNFIGAMSGDTRKGIFITTSSFDAKAIQKAKEAHHSIILIDGARLVNLMYEYNVGVQIKETYEVKEIDNDFFEEGG, via the coding sequence ATGAACCTTAATCAGTCCAATGTTCGGGAAACGGATATCCGCAATTTTATTGGCGCCATGAGTGGCGATACTCGCAAAGGTATTTTCATCACTACTTCTTCTTTTGATGCCAAGGCCATTCAAAAGGCGAAGGAAGCGCATCATTCAATTATTCTGATCGATGGAGCTCGATTGGTAAACCTAATGTATGAATACAATGTGGGCGTGCAAATCAAAGAGACTTACGAGGTTAAAGAAATTGACAATGACTTTTTTGAGGAGGGCGGATAA
- a CDS encoding tyrosine-type recombinase/integrase, whose product MNHTKIRADRTQIVIRYSFRKIQFRHPTGIKIDPKKASRYNKLFDKNNFPVELQEYIPAIHKHQKMIEDIIQSHIIQKGEKPYPAYVTEQLQKSRGGNNTLIGYFDQFLKVKEEIYKSGTYSITTYKDFVSLSNALKDFEDEQNRQFKISHLDKTFILSFYDFLRLPRPFTARTRGKLATKTVKKRFDSLKAFYKWLEEEGEVIGYKEFVITVNKTINFKRAAATEKKTDRYALDRNGVDELKKAIDLPTLTSKQKEALEIFLFQCLTGTPYGDLKRIGKEQLHKVGDKIHLVRGRGKSGVDINLPLATTAHHIFKKYDYDLDRQRNELLNKNIKAALAKTEFFRETEMFTEKPRYKRISSHTGRRTFVSRLLNEFNLPFAKVMKMTGHKKIDTLMKYLDFSRDAFDTDQL is encoded by the coding sequence ATGAACCACACAAAAATTCGAGCCGACCGCACACAAATAGTTATTCGCTACTCATTTCGGAAAATTCAATTTCGACACCCTACTGGCATCAAAATTGACCCTAAAAAGGCAAGTCGATACAACAAGCTATTTGATAAGAATAACTTCCCAGTAGAATTACAGGAATATATTCCCGCAATCCACAAGCATCAAAAAATGATTGAGGATATAATCCAAAGTCACATTATACAGAAAGGCGAAAAGCCCTATCCTGCATATGTCACAGAACAACTACAAAAAAGTAGAGGCGGAAATAACACATTAATAGGTTACTTCGATCAATTCCTTAAAGTGAAAGAAGAAATTTATAAAAGTGGTACATACTCAATCACCACTTACAAAGACTTTGTGAGTCTTTCAAACGCTCTAAAGGATTTTGAAGATGAACAAAATAGGCAGTTTAAAATATCTCACTTAGATAAGACCTTTATTCTTTCTTTCTATGACTTTTTAAGGCTACCCAGACCATTTACCGCGCGTACGAGGGGTAAGTTAGCTACTAAGACCGTAAAGAAGCGTTTTGATAGCTTAAAAGCCTTCTACAAGTGGTTAGAGGAAGAAGGTGAAGTGATAGGCTATAAAGAGTTCGTAATTACTGTAAATAAAACTATAAACTTTAAGCGAGCAGCCGCGACCGAAAAAAAAACTGATCGTTACGCTCTTGACCGAAATGGGGTAGATGAACTAAAAAAAGCAATTGATTTACCGACTTTAACCAGCAAGCAAAAAGAGGCTTTAGAAATCTTCTTATTTCAGTGCTTAACTGGCACACCCTACGGTGATCTTAAACGAATAGGAAAAGAGCAATTACATAAAGTTGGGGATAAAATACACCTAGTAAGGGGTAGAGGAAAAAGCGGTGTTGATATTAATTTACCTCTTGCCACTACTGCCCACCATATTTTCAAAAAATATGATTATGACCTTGATAGGCAAAGAAATGAGTTGCTGAATAAAAACATAAAAGCCGCCTTGGCAAAAACTGAGTTTTTCAGAGAAACCGAAATGTTTACCGAAAAGCCAAGATACAAGAGAATTTCTAGCCATACGGGAAGGCGTACATTCGTGAGTAGGTTATTAAATGAGTTTAATTTGCCCTTTGCCAAAGTAATGAAAATGACAGGGCATAAAAAAATAGATACCTTAATGAAGTACCTTGATTTTAGCCGCGATGCCTTTGATACCGATCAGCTATAA
- a CDS encoding NACHT domain-containing protein gives MGLIYTKPKIEESKPKPQAIANKGFPYQSLADSRRFEELLYAVGLERIENGDWKNVFDEIRLLQGVRERGRDCIMTLKGDTVALIQCKHTAVAERVSLPTAAREIIKFVLHSIVEPKLIHNKDQFTYFFAVAYGFTENASNLISNFNSQIIEHPDLETWTQKVISDNASLGHLEYEHICDDLKDTLSRISVKPILPQDIDKLLLEEGRESIIKTFFEVRSVIDSKVSDQILDDLGQIKRSVEYQPTSKLPLEVILGKIEFASYQLTSYNNSFEGVENSHLDRTETSQIVRWIKEPIPDKHKPIAILSGNAGSGKTVVLQDVYNKLKTDGIPVIGLKADRHTALSIKELEEKLNLEDSFEKIIRTLSAHNERVVIIIDQIDALSQSLSARRDYLDTFNHLVRSLSTIAKTRIVISARIYDLNYDNELKFYKNQKVFNLGLLNVSQVDQILSHLKINKATLSKSLYELLRTPHHLNVLCKVHNEGVNLSTLKSRHDLHEQLWISKILKVPNTSNAKKEKCQELVYHLAKQMHDNQEIFISEKGLNDQFLDEIDYLKSVEIITQGDGKIQFFHQTFYDFTYARQFINSKQSTLAYLKRNHQGLFIRSSLKMILQFLRDHDHKEYVKTISTILISRAYRFHLRLMVINLIGFETEPTDSEIFLVKSKVLTSSALRQLFIESAFGETWLQTLIESRVLTELLLPKTFWYDNLLKIDFKKMNPLKERITRRINYKLPETWQEENLQLCLQTLIRQLPESGKLVCKFLRETPDFQGRPSFIFKVLYFLKDWDNEDAVRLFEENEAEANKDRFGYYKILEDAAHFKMDWVLTTYKKLCFQKIEEPRKPGSTRDIFRHDDEELFKKLFKVNPDKAFDFTLKVTQKLIDDNSWLDKTKFYGDSIYMWYSYEKGQSYSNEFLLNLLIDQLRKFAEDTSPKFFQFFKAYKNHNSATMLTVLAHGLQANAAHYKNEEFEFIQIFHSKGGFNEGTERCTYQIRQLINQNYSAFSSEQKDQIDKMILEHQDKTDLEVYEEKGVKKHYLPYYGRAQFIFLKSIPDNEIKNRPALKKRYQELERKFGSVRDEKPQGFVTRGVGAPLTKSAYANMKHENWEETFQKYTRDYKPDFGSFRGSILEHSRAFQEEVKKRPDFFFSLIEKIISEPQIPRDYVSSGLNGLVEGKFDFIEVQRIYKQYIKTTLDRNHTLYAIWITDYFLANKSLDTEVLDFLIDCALNHPDPSNNIIRNEPLNDGINTVRGAGASHLSRTFFNKNYENKIFACLNQVADDPSLAVRVAVLPRLALLMHLNEEKTLNLFLKLVSKNEPEIIKQSFWTSSYLLNHNFDRLIPYFQRAIEIEDTHENLSTVLMQAWLKHKPNAELLLDDLAKVSDKAKSAIIYSATQNMAHSPELKEKCKTKLMAFLHFNSDEVVEAYSRAFLHIPQCMFEELLPFLRQYTRSASAQKSPHYFYEYLLKSAKTHPIECIELLKHFRKYDKPDISSSRHYDNDPIKVLIGAYNALSIQENSLELRKAIQLFDEMLKDPRFRQEANKVLNQVEA, from the coding sequence ATGGGGCTGATTTATACCAAACCAAAAATTGAAGAATCAAAACCAAAACCGCAGGCCATAGCGAATAAGGGGTTCCCCTACCAATCTCTTGCAGATTCACGAAGATTTGAGGAACTACTCTATGCGGTTGGCCTTGAAAGGATCGAAAACGGAGATTGGAAAAACGTATTTGATGAGATAAGACTTTTGCAAGGAGTTAGAGAACGGGGACGTGATTGTATCATGACTCTCAAAGGTGATACCGTTGCCTTAATTCAGTGTAAACACACTGCTGTTGCAGAACGTGTCTCCTTACCTACAGCAGCCCGAGAGATCATTAAATTTGTTCTTCATTCCATTGTTGAGCCTAAGCTCATACATAACAAAGATCAGTTCACCTATTTTTTTGCTGTTGCTTATGGTTTTACAGAGAACGCATCAAACTTAATCAGCAATTTCAACAGTCAAATAATCGAACATCCAGATTTAGAAACCTGGACGCAAAAAGTTATTTCCGACAATGCCTCTCTCGGCCATTTGGAATATGAACATATTTGTGACGATCTAAAAGACACTCTCAGTCGAATAAGTGTAAAACCTATTCTTCCGCAGGATATTGATAAACTGCTTTTAGAAGAAGGCCGCGAATCAATCATTAAGACTTTCTTCGAGGTCAGGAGTGTGATCGATTCAAAAGTTTCAGATCAAATTTTAGATGATCTCGGACAAATTAAAAGAAGTGTAGAATATCAGCCGACTTCCAAATTACCCCTTGAGGTGATTTTGGGAAAGATTGAGTTTGCATCTTACCAATTAACTAGTTACAATAACTCATTTGAGGGCGTTGAAAATTCTCACTTAGATCGAACTGAAACAAGCCAAATTGTAAGATGGATAAAAGAGCCAATACCGGATAAGCACAAGCCTATTGCTATTTTATCGGGAAATGCCGGATCAGGAAAAACTGTTGTACTTCAAGATGTTTACAACAAGCTTAAAACGGATGGAATACCTGTCATTGGCCTTAAAGCCGATAGACATACAGCCTTATCAATTAAAGAATTAGAAGAGAAATTAAACCTCGAAGACTCTTTCGAAAAGATTATCCGCACACTTTCTGCACACAACGAAAGGGTGGTGATAATAATTGATCAAATTGACGCTCTTTCTCAGTCACTATCAGCGCGCAGGGACTACCTCGACACGTTTAATCACCTTGTTCGAAGCTTAAGCACTATTGCGAAAACTCGAATCGTAATCTCCGCTAGAATATACGATTTGAATTATGACAACGAATTAAAGTTTTATAAAAACCAAAAAGTCTTCAACCTTGGTTTGCTTAACGTTAGCCAAGTGGATCAAATACTATCTCATCTCAAAATCAACAAGGCCACACTAAGCAAATCACTCTATGAACTGCTAAGAACACCTCACCATCTCAACGTATTGTGCAAAGTCCATAATGAAGGCGTCAATTTGAGTACTTTAAAATCTCGGCATGACCTACACGAACAACTTTGGATCAGTAAAATCCTGAAAGTGCCCAACACCTCTAACGCCAAGAAAGAGAAGTGCCAAGAGTTGGTATATCACCTTGCCAAACAAATGCACGATAACCAAGAAATTTTCATCTCAGAGAAGGGCTTGAATGACCAATTTCTTGATGAAATAGACTACTTGAAAAGCGTAGAGATCATAACACAAGGAGATGGTAAAATTCAGTTCTTCCACCAAACCTTCTATGATTTTACCTATGCGCGGCAATTCATCAACAGCAAACAATCCACCCTAGCCTATTTAAAGAGAAATCATCAAGGTTTATTCATTCGGTCAAGTCTGAAAATGATTCTTCAATTTCTGAGAGACCATGACCACAAAGAATACGTCAAAACCATCTCAACTATTCTGATCAGCAGGGCTTATCGATTTCATCTAAGGCTAATGGTCATCAATCTCATAGGATTCGAAACAGAACCAACCGATTCAGAAATATTTCTGGTTAAATCCAAGGTCTTAACGTCTTCCGCATTAAGGCAGCTATTTATTGAATCAGCGTTTGGAGAAACCTGGCTTCAGACATTGATCGAATCTCGTGTGTTGACAGAATTACTTCTTCCAAAAACCTTTTGGTATGACAATCTGCTTAAAATAGACTTCAAAAAGATGAACCCTCTAAAAGAGAGAATCACCCGCAGGATAAATTACAAGCTACCCGAAACCTGGCAAGAGGAAAATCTACAATTATGCCTTCAAACTCTCATAAGGCAATTACCAGAATCAGGAAAACTGGTGTGCAAATTTCTTAGAGAAACTCCAGACTTTCAAGGTCGACCTAGCTTTATCTTTAAAGTGCTGTATTTTCTAAAGGATTGGGACAATGAGGACGCCGTTCGCCTTTTCGAAGAAAATGAAGCGGAAGCGAATAAAGACAGATTTGGCTATTACAAAATTCTGGAAGATGCTGCCCACTTTAAAATGGATTGGGTACTGACAACTTATAAAAAGCTATGCTTTCAAAAAATTGAAGAACCAAGAAAACCCGGATCGACAAGAGACATTTTTAGGCATGACGATGAAGAATTGTTCAAGAAACTTTTTAAAGTAAACCCTGACAAAGCTTTCGATTTTACCTTAAAAGTTACCCAAAAACTAATTGATGATAACAGTTGGCTGGACAAAACAAAATTCTACGGAGACTCTATATACATGTGGTATAGCTATGAGAAGGGCCAGTCCTACTCTAATGAGTTTCTCCTCAATCTACTAATCGATCAACTTAGAAAATTCGCAGAAGACACATCTCCTAAGTTCTTTCAATTCTTTAAAGCGTATAAAAATCACAATTCCGCAACAATGCTCACAGTATTAGCTCACGGCCTTCAAGCCAATGCAGCACATTATAAAAACGAAGAATTCGAGTTCATCCAAATTTTCCATTCAAAAGGAGGTTTCAACGAAGGCACGGAACGTTGTACCTATCAAATCAGACAACTCATAAACCAAAACTATTCAGCATTCAGCTCTGAACAGAAAGATCAGATTGACAAAATGATCTTAGAGCATCAGGACAAAACTGATTTAGAAGTATACGAGGAAAAAGGAGTTAAAAAACACTACCTCCCATACTACGGGCGGGCTCAGTTCATATTCCTGAAATCAATACCAGATAACGAGATTAAAAATAGGCCAGCCCTAAAAAAAAGATATCAAGAACTAGAGCGCAAATTTGGTAGCGTAAGAGATGAAAAGCCACAAGGTTTTGTAACCCGTGGTGTTGGAGCACCACTTACTAAAAGCGCCTATGCTAATATGAAGCATGAAAATTGGGAAGAAACATTTCAGAAATACACAAGAGATTACAAGCCTGATTTTGGCTCTTTTAGAGGCTCCATACTTGAACATTCACGAGCTTTTCAGGAGGAAGTCAAAAAAAGGCCGGACTTCTTCTTTTCCCTTATTGAAAAGATTATTTCCGAGCCTCAAATCCCCAGAGACTACGTTTCCAGCGGCTTAAACGGATTGGTTGAAGGCAAATTTGATTTTATTGAAGTCCAACGGATCTACAAGCAGTACATAAAGACTACACTCGATAGAAATCATACATTATATGCTATTTGGATCACTGATTATTTTCTGGCAAACAAATCGTTAGACACTGAAGTACTTGATTTCTTAATTGACTGTGCACTAAACCATCCCGACCCTTCAAACAACATCATTAGAAACGAACCACTCAATGATGGCATTAACACCGTAAGAGGCGCAGGAGCATCACACCTGAGTAGAACCTTCTTCAACAAGAATTACGAAAACAAAATCTTTGCTTGCCTCAATCAAGTGGCAGACGATCCAAGCTTGGCAGTAAGAGTTGCAGTGCTTCCACGTCTTGCCTTGCTCATGCATCTAAACGAAGAAAAGACTCTGAACCTTTTCTTAAAGCTGGTTTCCAAAAACGAACCGGAAATAATCAAACAGTCGTTTTGGACATCCTCATACCTGCTCAACCACAATTTCGACCGGTTGATACCCTACTTCCAAAGAGCGATTGAAATAGAAGACACGCACGAAAACCTCTCTACCGTTTTGATGCAAGCGTGGCTTAAACACAAACCTAATGCTGAATTACTATTAGATGATCTCGCCAAAGTAAGTGATAAAGCAAAATCAGCCATCATTTACAGTGCAACTCAAAACATGGCTCATTCTCCTGAATTAAAGGAAAAATGTAAGACAAAGCTGATGGCATTTTTGCACTTTAATAGTGATGAGGTAGTTGAGGCCTATTCCCGCGCCTTTCTCCACATACCACAATGCATGTTTGAAGAACTGTTACCATTTCTTCGCCAGTACACCCGCTCTGCTTCTGCCCAAAAATCGCCACACTACTTTTACGAATACCTCCTGAAATCCGCCAAAACTCATCCAATAGAGTGTATAGAACTACTCAAGCACTTTCGCAAATACGACAAACCTGATATTTCCTCCAGCCGACATTACGACAATGACCCGATCAAAGTATTAATTGGCGCATATAATGCACTCTCTATTCAAGAAAACTCTTTGGAACTCAGAAAAGCCATTCAGCTATTTGATGAAATGCTGAAAGACCCTCGTTTTAGGCAAGAAGCAAATAAAGTACTCAACCAGGTTGAAGCATAG
- a CDS encoding MerR family transcriptional regulator, with protein sequence MSTAKDSLIHLGNILKGIASEEISEQDIIDTLELISYHIKTENARQGYIEFMKFGSIRLSSIITKEYLEILRRVNTATEEVKDFKEANNINNADPIPRLEVIRKLGISERTFSNYEEQGLKTIRIGRKVYVMPDDLDHFIKRS encoded by the coding sequence ATGAGCACAGCAAAAGACAGCCTTATTCACCTTGGTAATATTCTAAAGGGAATAGCGAGTGAAGAAATAAGCGAGCAGGATATAATTGATACCTTAGAACTAATAAGCTACCATATAAAGACCGAAAATGCCCGACAGGGCTACATTGAGTTTATGAAATTTGGTAGTATAAGATTGTCTAGTATTATCACTAAGGAATATTTAGAAATACTGAGAAGAGTTAACACCGCAACCGAAGAGGTGAAAGATTTCAAAGAAGCAAACAATATTAATAATGCAGACCCTATTCCGAGGCTTGAAGTAATCCGTAAGCTAGGTATAAGCGAACGGACATTTTCCAACTATGAAGAGCAAGGTTTGAAAACAATTAGAATAGGTAGAAAAGTTTACGTTATGCCTGATGACTTAGACCACTTTATTAAGCGAAGTTAA
- a CDS encoding LruC domain-containing protein, which yields MKTKVLSLTLIAAFAVACQKDKEVQDIASPQVISDIKDLKIPSNFDFSTSREVQASITVRGSKDQPLGGKRVSFYKGDPDQGAALLGVGVTNPAGMLDMPLQVPAYTEEVTVLVHANGFANKQVVSSLTDIKIDFGGKPEERNFGTGKMAGAQTLSPAGANYYYMGGYYTGKYGGFPFYLENPGDNISQQFLDDVNASLPENMPVPTNNPQYLTVGNELDVVVEDRSDVWVTFVSEGAAYRNSLAYYVFDTDNPPATPADIDSIYIVFPNASFLNGGGQLLSGDKVKLGTFDGGKTISWVLIQEGWNGYGVNINKPKYYSNIDFNTNEPQSSKRQHTVQLLDIGRQLLLNAFEDQTRSYNGSDDDFNDLVFYVTANPWENVNTGGIPPVTPEDDCDNDGVSDESDDFPCDASRAVRSTFTGTLAYEDLWPSQGDYDFNDLVVDYEIDHILNGSNLLVEVEADWTIRAVGAGFDNGFGWSFDGLNPNVVSSVNGQNLNEGLISNSANGTEGGQSSATIIAFDNVFNVMPNQGTQFINTLPGEATQSPVTVSNKVVFTSPQQQATVGLPPYNPFIFVNGDRTKEVHLADKMPTDLANVSDFGTGSDATDVNGNFTYKTANGLPWAIHISESFDYPAEFQPINEAYLNFAIWATSGGASNTDWFTDAIGNREVTKIFQ from the coding sequence ATGAAAACCAAAGTTCTATCTCTAACCCTAATCGCTGCCTTCGCAGTGGCTTGTCAAAAAGATAAAGAAGTACAGGATATTGCTTCTCCACAAGTGATTTCGGATATCAAGGATTTAAAGATTCCTTCCAATTTTGATTTTTCAACTTCTCGCGAAGTTCAAGCTTCTATCACTGTAAGGGGATCTAAGGATCAGCCATTAGGTGGTAAGCGTGTAAGTTTTTATAAGGGTGATCCTGATCAGGGAGCTGCTCTTTTAGGCGTTGGGGTAACCAACCCTGCCGGTATGTTGGATATGCCTTTACAGGTTCCTGCATATACTGAAGAAGTAACCGTTTTGGTGCATGCCAATGGTTTTGCCAATAAGCAAGTGGTTTCTTCATTAACTGACATTAAGATCGACTTCGGCGGTAAGCCAGAAGAAAGAAATTTTGGAACCGGTAAAATGGCGGGTGCGCAAACTCTAAGCCCTGCCGGAGCCAATTATTATTATATGGGTGGCTATTACACCGGTAAATACGGTGGTTTCCCCTTCTATTTAGAAAACCCTGGCGATAATATCAGTCAGCAATTCTTAGACGATGTAAATGCATCTTTACCCGAGAATATGCCTGTGCCTACCAATAATCCTCAGTATTTAACTGTAGGAAATGAATTAGACGTGGTGGTAGAAGACCGTAGTGATGTTTGGGTAACCTTCGTAAGTGAAGGAGCTGCCTATCGTAATAGCCTGGCTTATTATGTGTTTGACACGGATAATCCTCCGGCAACGCCGGCTGATATTGATTCTATTTACATTGTATTCCCGAATGCCTCATTCTTAAACGGCGGTGGCCAATTGCTTTCGGGCGATAAAGTGAAATTAGGCACCTTCGATGGTGGTAAAACCATTAGCTGGGTATTAATCCAGGAAGGTTGGAATGGCTATGGAGTAAACATCAATAAGCCCAAATACTATTCTAATATCGACTTCAATACCAATGAACCTCAGAGCAGCAAGCGTCAGCATACGGTTCAGTTATTAGACATTGGTCGTCAGCTTTTATTGAATGCCTTCGAAGATCAAACTCGTAGCTATAATGGTTCGGATGATGATTTCAACGACCTGGTATTCTATGTAACGGCTAACCCTTGGGAGAACGTAAACACCGGTGGAATTCCTCCTGTAACTCCAGAGGATGATTGTGATAACGATGGTGTTTCTGACGAAAGTGATGATTTCCCATGTGATGCCAGTCGCGCGGTACGCAGCACCTTCACCGGAACTTTGGCTTACGAAGACTTATGGCCTTCACAAGGTGACTACGACTTTAACGATTTGGTGGTGGATTACGAGATCGATCACATCTTAAACGGATCTAACTTATTAGTGGAAGTGGAAGCCGATTGGACTATCCGCGCTGTAGGAGCTGGTTTCGACAATGGTTTTGGTTGGAGCTTCGATGGCTTGAATCCTAATGTGGTGAGCAGTGTAAACGGTCAGAATTTGAATGAAGGTTTGATTTCCAATTCGGCCAATGGCACCGAGGGTGGACAAAGCTCAGCTACTATCATTGCCTTCGACAATGTGTTTAATGTAATGCCTAATCAGGGTACGCAGTTTATCAATACCCTTCCGGGTGAAGCGACTCAAAGTCCGGTTACGGTTAGCAATAAAGTGGTGTTTACTAGTCCACAGCAACAGGCTACCGTAGGCTTACCTCCTTACAATCCATTCATCTTCGTAAATGGCGATCGTACTAAGGAAGTGCATTTAGCCGACAAGATGCCAACGGATCTGGCCAATGTGTCGGACTTCGGAACCGGATCGGACGCTACTGATGTAAACGGAAACTTTACCTATAAAACTGCAAATGGATTGCCTTGGGCTATTCATATCAGCGAAAGCTTTGATTATCCGGCCGAATTCCAGCCGATTAATGAAGCCTACTTAAACTTCGCAATCTGGGCTACCAGCGGCGGGGCCAGCAATACCGATTGGTTTACCGATGCCATAGGCAACCGCGAGGTGACTAAGATATTTCAATAA
- a CDS encoding tetratricopeptide repeat protein gives MNKISIVLFLILISMGCQSESKESDEAIKKGLDIMALGEEPDYRKAQEYFAEAVLLNPENITAYLWKADAEIKMGNFDQCFKTAQMALTKVDSKHAHRPYFLLFAGLSAQMLGENGDPFMEEAVVYYNKRLEEDIRDLDAIMNKAYTLCYLRRKEEALVFLNTLSVNQEDQASIKQIIESMQNFNADEVLKIK, from the coding sequence ATGAATAAAATAAGCATAGTACTTTTTCTGATACTCATTAGTATGGGCTGTCAATCTGAAAGCAAAGAAAGTGATGAGGCTATTAAAAAAGGCCTTGATATAATGGCATTAGGCGAAGAACCTGATTATCGAAAGGCTCAAGAATACTTTGCCGAAGCGGTTCTATTAAACCCTGAAAACATAACCGCCTACCTTTGGAAGGCTGATGCGGAAATTAAGATGGGGAATTTTGATCAGTGCTTTAAAACGGCTCAAATGGCCCTTACTAAGGTAGATAGCAAGCATGCTCATCGCCCATATTTTCTGTTGTTCGCGGGCTTATCCGCACAAATGCTTGGGGAAAATGGAGATCCTTTTATGGAGGAAGCGGTGGTATATTATAACAAAAGGTTGGAGGAAGATATCAGGGACCTTGATGCAATCATGAATAAGGCTTATACTTTATGCTATTTGAGGAGGAAGGAGGAAGCTTTGGTATTTTTAAATACCCTAAGTGTAAATCAAGAGGACCAAGCTTCAATAAAACAAATAATTGAGAGTATGCAGAATTTTAATGCGGATGAAGTCTTGAAAATCAAATAA
- a CDS encoding FKBP-type peptidyl-prolyl cis-trans isomerase, whose protein sequence is MSKVQANDTVVVHYQGRLESGEVFDDSNGRDPLEISLGQGMVIPGFENALIDMEVSEKKTVNIPAAEAYGEHRAELVQEVPKNQLPEEIKPEVGMQLVSQTPDGQQIPLIVTEVGEEAITVDANPPLAGKDLIFDLELVAIK, encoded by the coding sequence ATGTCAAAAGTACAAGCGAACGACACTGTTGTAGTGCATTACCAAGGCCGTCTGGAAAGTGGTGAGGTATTCGATGATTCGAATGGTCGCGATCCGCTGGAGATTAGCCTGGGCCAGGGAATGGTAATTCCTGGTTTTGAGAATGCCCTTATCGACATGGAAGTTAGCGAGAAGAAAACCGTGAACATTCCTGCCGCTGAGGCCTATGGTGAGCATCGTGCGGAATTGGTGCAGGAAGTTCCCAAGAACCAATTACCGGAAGAAATTAAGCCTGAAGTAGGTATGCAATTGGTGTCTCAAACTCCTGATGGGCAGCAGATCCCACTGATTGTAACCGAAGTAGGCGAAGAAGCAATTACTGTAGATGCCAATCCTCCTTTAGCGGGAAAAGATCTGATTTTCGATCTGGAATTGGTAGCGATTAAATAA